The DNA region AGGGCGAGGCTAAAGCCACTATAGTCATGGATTTTTGCACTGATGTGGTGCAGGTGAGTTGTATTACACCGAAATGTTATACAAAATCAGAAGTAATCTGAATTATTCTATTTCAGAATCCCAAACGTGGTCGTTTTTGCTTCGAACTCCGCATGACAACGGGCCATAAATCCTTCACCCTGGCTGCCGAGAACGAGCAGGACTTTAAGGACTGGCTGAGCAAAATCTCCTCGGTTTTGGCCCAGAATCGTGCCCAAGAGGAGAAGCGAAATGCTTCGCTGGAGCGTCAGCCCTCCATCAGTTCGAATCCAAGCCCTCAACTGCAACCGCCAGCAATGGAACCCCAAATCTTTGGTACCCTCAAGGGTTTAGATCAATCGCTGCACCCTCAACTGATGAAGTACGGAAGGGAAACGGATCACTCGATTGCGTTGGCCAGGAGGGAACAGCGGCGTCGGTTATTCGCCTGCTATCAGTCGCCAGCCAAGAGCAGTGGCAGTGATAATGTGGAGCAGTATCGAGAGCACTTTGGCACACGGCTGCTGCTCACCTGCCACAACCTGCGCTTCCGGCTGCAGTGCATCCCACAGGACGAGAGCTCGGCGTCTGGTGTCGAGCAGCAAGTGGAGCCCTATATCACCAGCCTGGCCCTGTACGATGCCAAGGCGAATCGAAAGTTGAGCGAGAACTTTTACTTTAACGTTAATGAGCAGTGGGCAGCCCAGCTATTACCGAATACCCCAGTTCCTTCATCTGTGGCCGGTTGTGGAGTTCCTAGAAAGTCAGCGGATAGCGATGAGAGGAACTCCTCCTCCCAGGCACCTCACTCCCTGTTCGATGGAGTCTCCGCCGAGTTGCTACGAGCGAATCGCCAGCAATTTCAGCAACTCAGGCAGTGTCTGCTTTCCGTTACAGCTCCACATGCCGATATCTATTTGGTTGGTGTATCATTTACGTTATCTAAATCACATATTGATAATAACTTTCATCTAACAGGTGGTGAGAGTGGAAAAACTCCTGCAATCTGGAATAGCTCAGGCTGCTGAGCCCTATCTAAAAGCAGGCAAGGATCCCAAGTTGGGTCAGAAAGTCTACAAGGCGGCAAAGAACTGCGCTCATCACATTGGGCATTATAGACAACCATTTGCCTGGGCAGCAAGACCTCTGTTCAAGCAGTACAGCCACGAATTGGATGTAGATCCCAAAAAGGAGTTTGAATTCAGTCCCATTTACCGACAGGAATTACCTAAGCTGAAGGATGATGAACTCCTAAAGCTATTGGTCGATTTTCGCAAGCCCGAGAAACTGAGCAAACTAACCATCATTCCTGGTAGCCTGAAGATGCAGATGCAGTTCCTGGACCAAACCACACCCTGTGGCTTGAGTAAATCCCTGGCTCCTTTGTCTACCTATAATCCATCTTCCAAGCAATCGCCCACTATTGAATTGGCCGAGTTCCAGAGCCAAAGTGAACGGGATGCGCATCCCTATACGAGTTTCTGCAACCACCTCTATGTGTATCCATTGAGTTTGCAATTTGACagccaaaaattattttcacgAGCGAGGAACATCACGGTGGTGGTGGAGCTGCGCGATGGAGATGGGGAGTACAGCAAACCTTTGAAGGTTAGAagacaatttattttatattatttatatttaaaattcctTATGCATTTCCCTTATTGCAGTGCATCTATGGTCGCCCTGGCCAGGATCTGTTGGTATCCCAGATAGCCTGTCCAGTGCTTCATCACAATGTGACTCCTACGTGGTACGAGGAGATCAAACTACGACTTCCTTTGGGTCTGTTTCCGGAACATCACCTGCTTTTTTCCTTTTACCATGTGTCCTGCAACCTAAGCAAGAAAAGGGAAGCAAATGCGGCTTTTGAGACACCCATTGGTTATGCCTGGCTGCCATTGCTCCAGAAGAACCGAATTTGTCTGGAGGAACAGCAGCTGCCTGTGGCTGCCACCTTGCCAGTGGGCTATCTTTCGATTCAACCCTTGGGATGGGGCAAGGGGGTAAGTTATAGACGTTGTGTGCTTCGCAAAGCCGTTCATCAACTCATGAATTGTTTGTTTTGTCTCTTACCCAACATACCTTACCCAACATACATCCATTCATTCCCCGACTTGCCAACTAACCTGTGCTCTCTCTCTGTGTTTTTTTCTCCGCACTGATCTGCATGCTTactgcaccaccaccaccaccacccaaaACCCTCCCTTGGCTGCCTACAAACCCTTCCAATTTCTCAGCAGAACTGCGGTCCGGATATCCAGTGGATCGATAATCAGAGGAATCTCTATACGGTGGGCTTGCGTCTGGACTCCACGGTTCTTACGGCCGATCAGCACTTGCATAACTTTTTTGGACACTGTGAGAGATTGCTGGAGGGCGGGAAAACTGGAGCCGTGCcggcggaaacggaaacgtGCAAGATTTTGAAAGCAGCCCATGCCATCGATATGAAATCGTTGATAAACTATTTACCTACGCTTCTGAATGAGCTCTTCACCTTGCTGGTTCACACTCAATCCGAGGAAATAGGCTTGAATGTCATCCGATTGATAACGAACATTATCCATTTGATAAGCGATCAGGCCAAGAGACCCGATCTATTGGCAGCCTATGTGAAATACGTATTCCATGCACCCTACTACAGCCAACAAACAGCCAGACAGAGGACTGTCCATGGAGAACTGTGCAGGCACTTGCCCTACCTCCTGAATCCCAGCAATCCCGATTTCCTGATCGTTAACAAATTCATGAGATACTCCTCGATATTCTTCGATCTGATTGTGAAGAGCATGGCTCAACATTTGTTGGCCACCGGCAGGATTCGAATGCTGCGCAACGAGCGGTTTCCCAAGGAGTACGCCGATCGGGTGGAGCAGTTGATCAAGGTATTAATGCCGTACATAACCACTCGATATGAGGACTTGGGCGAGGAGACGCATCTGCTGAATCGCTCCCTAGCTAAATTTGTGCGCCAGTGCCTGAGTTACATGGACAGAGGATTTGTCTTTCGCTTGATTCGTTGTTATATGGCTGATTTTTCGCCTGGTAATACGCGGATACTTCACGAATACAAGTTTAACTTTCTGCAGGAGATCTGTCAGCATGAGCACTATGTACCCCTTAATCTGCCTTTTGTTTTAAATCCGAAGAACAGACCGCCTGAGATGATGCAGCACTTCACTTTGTCCGAGCAGTTCTGCAGGCAGCATTTCCTATCGGGTTTGCTTCTTCAGGAACTGAAGAGTAGTCTCAATGAAATTGGCCATGTGAGGCGTCATGCTCTGGGAATCTTCAAGGATCTGCTGGCCAAACACGAGTTGGACAACCGATATCAGCAGAGGGGTCAGCTCTCGAGGATTGCCCTACTCTATGTTCCATGGCTGGGCGTTGTAATGGACAACATCCATCGGATTGATGACCTTTCTGAGTCTGGAGCTTGTACGCCCAATGGACATGTTTATGCGGACTCCGCCTCCTATACCAAGCGCTTGAGTTGTTCCAGTAGCTATGTGTTTAGCAAGGACTCCTCCACTTTTGGCTCTCTGACGTCCACTCCGCGTTCGAAGAACCGACTGACCCTGCACTGCGATCAGCCGAGTCCTTACCGCACCTCGGTTCACATCAAGGAGCACAACTACCTGGCTGCCATTGCTGGGCAGCCGATTAGCAATGGCATCTCGAATCTCTCACTAAATTCGAATACGGATTCGGGGGTGAGTCCTTGGTTTAGTCCATTAAATCCAAGTGAGCCCCCTACTAACATGCGTTCTCATTTTCAGCACTCTCAGGACACGACCACAATTGGAGCCTACACCAATGGAGATGCAGATGTGGCCCTGCGAAATGGACACAATCGCTCGGTGAGCGTAACCCACGCACAGATCCTTTCCCGCTGCGATAAATTCAGCTCGGCGGAGAGCAAGGACCTGCTCCTGGGCTTCTTGTTCATCATCAAGCA from Drosophila subpulchrella strain 33 F10 #4 breed RU33 chromosome 2L, RU_Dsub_v1.1 Primary Assembly, whole genome shotgun sequence includes:
- the LOC119548719 gene encoding dedicator of cytokinesis protein 9 isoform X11: MERKFTRGLNKLGSAVQMRENVSQLVRESAVLNKPLVVEPIDFEAFIAKNKTVIQNDPQRELLIYPADDVSEIIMPRKLRTNAKSVADRFDPPNEAIVCPLHGPSIISNGNGHSQVSRQGSIQSNGSHHNGNGHTSSSSSSSLTNSNGHGQLSRKSSQCSNGSSSHKDSSYESALSSITLRSNLAQPEEVDEFADDGHGEDLVDGQPHGSRAECTRFTRQALYTYRAKNHLIHYKYNAYGGNCHDLPSVSPAEELLEEVYEIDADQDRIDEQMTRSQADTITKQGYLLKGPDSASDRMFANIGNKSFKRRYCYLRQEIDGTYILELHKDEKQGEAKATIVMDFCTDVVQNPKRGRFCFELRMTTGHKSFTLAAENEQDFKDWLSKISSVLAQNRAQEEKRNASLERQPSISSNPSPQLQPPAMEPQIFGTLKGLDQSLHPQLMKYGRETDHSIALARREQRRRLFACYQSPAKSSGSDNVEQYREHFGTRLLLTCHNLRFRLQCIPQDESSASGVEQQVEPYITSLALYDAKANRKLSENFYFNVNEQWAAQLLPNTPVPSSVAGCGVPRKSADSDERNSSSQAPHSLFDGVSAELLRANRQQFQQLRQCLLSVTAPHADIYLVVRVEKLLQSGIAQAAEPYLKAGKDPKLGQKVYKAAKNCAHHIGHYRQPFAWAARPLFKQYSHELDVDPKKEFEFSPIYRQELPKLKDDELLKLLVDFRKPEKLSKLTIIPGSLKMQMQFLDQTTPCGLSKSLAPLSTYNPSSKQSPTIELAEFQSQSERDAHPYTSFCNHLYVYPLSLQFDSQKLFSRARNITVVVELRDGDGEYSKPLKCIYGRPGQDLLVSQIACPVLHHNVTPTWYEEIKLRLPLGLFPEHHLLFSFYHVSCNLSKKREANAAFETPIGYAWLPLLQKNRICLEEQQLPVAATLPVGYLSIQPLGWGKGQNCGPDIQWIDNQRNLYTVGLRLDSTVLTADQHLHNFFGHCERLLEGGKTGAVPAETETCKILKAAHAIDMKSLINYLPTLLNELFTLLVHTQSEEIGLNVIRLITNIIHLISDQAKRPDLLAAYVKYVFHAPYYSQQTARQRTVHGELCRHLPYLLNPSNPDFLIVNKFMRYSSIFFDLIVKSMAQHLLATGRIRMLRNERFPKEYADRVEQLIKVLMPYITTRYEDLGEETHLLNRSLAKFVRQCLSYMDRGFVFRLIRCYMADFSPGNTRILHEYKFNFLQEICQHEHYVPLNLPFVLNPKNRPPEMMQHFTLSEQFCRQHFLSGLLLQELKSSLNEIGHVRRHALGIFKDLLAKHELDNRYQQRGQLSRIALLYVPWLGVVMDNIHRIDDLSESGACTPNGHVYADSASYTKRLSCSSSYVFSKDSSTFGSLTSTPRSKNRLTLHCDQPSPYRTSVHIKEHNYLAAIAGQPISNGISNLSLNSNTDSGHSQDTTTIGAYTNGDADVALRNGHNRSVSVTHAQILSRCDKFSSAESKDLLLGFLFIIKHLSQDQMVGWWQNCNESETLQFLSILDLCLLQFRYVGKKSVVITPDTRQGRSAKANTLPARTQPPTGLENGNQEQLPNSGTLNQTREHLLEDMDTLARSQLALYESNLATEVGMIILDCLGMYVLQFRQLLADSLILPKVARVYLRFLQLGQSERLSKHVFAALRAFINNYAVALFKGNAMLCGQMVYELLKACDSRLVEIRHESCAVLYLLMRSNFEFSGRKALTRVHLQVIISVSQMIGNVIGLNNARFQESLSIINSYANSDKAMKGTGFPMEVKDLTRRVRTVLMATAQMQAHHMDPERLLELQYSLANSYASTPELRHTWLVTMARNHEQNGNLSEAACCHLHIAALMCEYLRLKGGCTLSWSSTAFKKISTNIPRDEQGLKLDAGAQDSQYTEQMLLEQLKQCADFLDRAERFECLGELYKLILPMYERDRSFLDLAHCYEHLTQAYNKIVEVNRSGKRMLGRFYRVVFYGMMYFEEDHAIEYVYKEPKLTSLSEISERLGKQYKDKFGADVVKMIMDSSPVKVDELDAKLAYIQVTHVIPFFSKDELDQRLNEFEQNHDVDTFMYETPFTKSGAARGSVEEQWKRKTVIKTQYSFPYVLKRIPVKSREIIELSPIEVAIDEMQSKVSELEEIILPPADVKKLQLRLQGSVAVTVNAGPLAYAHAFLDAKVVNNFSLDRVADLKDVFRDFIVVCQKALFLNERIISADQKEYHHVLKENYEKLCQALSELLDDESFQPLGDDADSINQRNSMALFNAISGASNNSSTA
- the LOC119548719 gene encoding dedicator of cytokinesis protein 9 isoform X3; protein product: MERKFTRGLNKLGSAVQMRENVSQLVRESAVLMNCTGRYQRSLSIANKPLVVEPIDFEAFIAKNKTVIQNDPQRELLIYPADDVSEIIMPRKLRTNAKSVADRFDPPNEAIVCPLHGPSIISNGNGHSQVSRQGSIQSNGSHHNGNGHTSSSSSSSLTNSNGHGQLSRKSSQCSNGSSSHKDSSYESALSSITLRSNLAQPEEVDEFADDGHGEDLVDGQPHGSRAECTRFTRQALYTYRAKNHLIHYKYNAYGGNCHDLPSVSPAEELLEEVYEIDADQDRIDEQMTRSQADTITKQGYLLKGPDSASDRMFANIGNKSFKRRYCYLRQEIDGTYILELHKDEKQGEAKATIVMDFCTDVVQNPKRGRFCFELRMTTGHKSFTLAAENEQDFKDWLSKISSVLAQNRAQEEKRNASLERQPSISSNPSPQLQPPAMEPQIFGTLKGLDQSLHPQLMKYGRETDHSIALARREQRRRLFACYQSPAKSSGSDNVEQYREHFGTRLLLTCHNLRFRLQCIPQDESSASGVEQQVEPYITSLALYDAKANRKLSENFYFNVNEQWAAQLLPNTPVPSSVAGCGVPRKSADSDERNSSSQAPHSLFDGVSAELLRANRQQFQQLRQCLLSVTAPHADIYLVVRVEKLLQSGIAQAAEPYLKAGKDPKLGQKVYKAAKNCAHHIGHYRQPFAWAARPLFKQYSHELDVDPKKEFEFSPIYRQELPKLKDDELLKLLVDFRKPEKLSKLTIIPGSLKMQMQFLDQTTPCGLSKSLAPLSTYNPSSKQSPTIELAEFQSQSERDAHPYTSFCNHLYVYPLSLQFDSQKLFSRARNITVVVELRDGDGEYSKPLKCIYGRPGQDLLVSQIACPVLHHNVTPTWYEEIKLRLPLGLFPEHHLLFSFYHVSCNLSKKREANAAFETPIGYAWLPLLQKNRICLEEQQLPVAATLPVGYLSIQPLGWGKGQNCGPDIQWIDNQRNLYTVGLRLDSTVLTADQHLHNFFGHCERLLEGGKTGAVPAETETCKILKAAHAIDMKSLINYLPTLLNELFTLLVHTQSEEIGLNVIRLITNIIHLISDQAKRPDLLAAYVKYVFHAPYYSQQTARQRTVHGELCRHLPYLLNPSNPDFLIVNKFMRYSSIFFDLIVKSMAQHLLATGRIRMLRNERFPKEYADRVEQLIKVLMPYITTRYEDLGEETHLLNRSLAKFVRQCLSYMDRGFVFRLIRCYMADFSPGNTRILHEYKFNFLQEICQHEHYVPLNLPFVLNPKNRPPEMMQHFTLSEQFCRQHFLSGLLLQELKSSLNEIGHVRRHALGIFKDLLAKHELDNRYQQRGQLSRIALLYVPWLGVVMDNIHRIDDLSESGACTPNGHVYADSASYTKRLSCSSSYVFSKDSSTFGSLTSTPRSKNRLTLHCDQPSPYRTSVHIKEHNYLAAIAGQPISNGISNLSLNSNTDSGDTTTIGAYTNGDADVALRNGHNRSVSVTHAQILSRCDKFSSAESKDLLLGFLFIIKHLSQDQMVGWWQNCNESETLQFLSILDLCLLQFRYVGKKSVVITPDTRQGRSAKANTLPARTQPPTGLENGNQEQLPNSGTLNQTREHLLEDMDTLARSQLALYESNLATEVGMIILDCLGMYVLQFRQLLADSLILPKVARVYLRFLQLGQSERLSKHVFAALRAFINNYAVALFKGNAMLCGQMVYELLKACDSRLVEIRHESCAVLYLLMRSNFEFSGRKALTRVHLQVIISVSQMIGNVIGLNNARFQESLSIINSYANSDKAMKGTGFPMEVKDLTRRVRTVLMATAQMQAHHMDPERLLELQYSLANSYASTPELRHTWLVTMARNHEQNGNLSEAACCHLHIAALMCEYLRLKGGCTLSWSSTAFKKISTNIPRDEQGLKLDAGAQDSQYTEQMLLEQLKQCADFLDRAERFECLGELYKLILPMYERDRSFLDLAHCYEHLTQAYNKIVEVNRSGKRMLGRFYRVVFYGMMYFEEDHAIEYVYKEPKLTSLSEISERLGKQYKDKFGADVVKMIMDSSPVKVDELDAKLAYIQVTHVIPFFSKDELDQRLNEFEQNHDVDTFMYETPFTKSGAARGSVEEQWKRKTVIKTQYSFPYVLKRIPVKSREIIELSPIEVAIDEMQSKVSELEEIILPPADVKKLQLRLQGSVAVTVNAGPLAYAHAFLDAKVVNNFSLDRVADLKDVFRDFIVVCQKALFLNERIISADQKEYHHVLKENYEKLCQALSELLDDESFQPLGDDADSINQRNSMALFNAISGASNNSRPYFVEQNTSNNTHHHSSHINTQNSTHHS
- the LOC119548719 gene encoding dedicator of cytokinesis protein 9 isoform X2, translated to MERKFTRGLNKLGSAVQMRENVSQLVRESAVLMNCTGRYQRSLSIANKPLVVEPIDFEAFIAKNKTVIQNDPQRELLIYPADDVSEIIMPRKLRTNAKSVADRFDPPNEAIVCPLHGPSIISNGNGHSQVSRQGSIQSNGSHHNGNGHTSSSSSSSLTNSNGHGQLSRKSSQCSNGSSSHKDSSYESALSSITLRSNLAQPEEVDEFADDGHGEDLVDGQPHGSRAECTRFTRQALYTYRAKNHLIHYKYNAYGGNCHDLPSVSPAEELLEEVYEIDADQDRIDEQMTRSQADTITKQGYLLKGPDSASDRMFANIGNKSFKRRYCYLRQEIDGTYILELHKDEKQGEAKATIVMDFCTDVVQNPKRGRFCFELRMTTGHKSFTLAAENEQDFKDWLSKISSVLAQNRAQEEKRNASLERQPSISSNPSPQLQPPAMEPQIFGTLKGLDQSLHPQLMKYGRETDHSIALARREQRRRLFACYQSPAKSSGSDNVEQYREHFGTRLLLTCHNLRFRLQCIPQDESSASGVEQQVEPYITSLALYDAKANRKLSENFYFNVNEQWAAQLLPNTPVPSSVAGCGVPRKSADSDERNSSSQAPHSLFDGVSAELLRANRQQFQQLRQCLLSVTAPHADIYLVVRVEKLLQSGIAQAAEPYLKAGKDPKLGQKVYKAAKNCAHHIGHYRQPFAWAARPLFKQYSHELDVDPKKEFEFSPIYRQELPKLKDDELLKLLVDFRKPEKLSKLTIIPGSLKMQMQFLDQTTPCGLSKSLAPLSTYNPSSKQSPTIELAEFQSQSERDAHPYTSFCNHLYVYPLSLQFDSQKLFSRARNITVVVELRDGDGEYSKPLKCIYGRPGQDLLVSQIACPVLHHNVTPTWYEEIKLRLPLGLFPEHHLLFSFYHVSCNLSKKREANAAFETPIGYAWLPLLQKNRICLEEQQLPVAATLPVGYLSIQPLGWGKGNCGPDIQWIDNQRNLYTVGLRLDSTVLTADQHLHNFFGHCERLLEGGKTGAVPAETETCKILKAAHAIDMKSLINYLPTLLNELFTLLVHTQSEEIGLNVIRLITNIIHLISDQAKRPDLLAAYVKYVFHAPYYSQQTARQRTVHGELCRHLPYLLNPSNPDFLIVNKFMRYSSIFFDLIVKSMAQHLLATGRIRMLRNERFPKEYADRVEQLIKVLMPYITTRYEDLGEETHLLNRSLAKFVRQCLSYMDRGFVFRLIRCYMADFSPGNTRILHEYKFNFLQEICQHEHYVPLNLPFVLNPKNRPPEMMQHFTLSEQFCRQHFLSGLLLQELKSSLNEIGHVRRHALGIFKDLLAKHELDNRYQQRGQLSRIALLYVPWLGVVMDNIHRIDDLSESGACTPNGHVYADSASYTKRLSCSSSYVFSKDSSTFGSLTSTPRSKNRLTLHCDQPSPYRTSVHIKEHNYLAAIAGQPISNGISNLSLNSNTDSGHSQDTTTIGAYTNGDADVALRNGHNRSVSVTHAQILSRCDKFSSAESKDLLLGFLFIIKHLSQDQMVGWWQNCNESETLQFLSILDLCLLQFRYVGKKSVVITPDTRQGRSAKANTLPARTQPPTGLENGNQEQLPNSGTLNQTREHLLEDMDTLARSQLALYESNLATEVGMIILDCLGMYVLQFRQLLADSLILPKVARVYLRFLQLGQSERLSKHVFAALRAFINNYAVALFKGNAMLCGQMVYELLKACDSRLVEIRHESCAVLYLLMRSNFEFSGRKALTRVHLQVIISVSQMIGNVIGLNNARFQESLSIINSYANSDKAMKGTGFPMEVKDLTRRVRTVLMATAQMQAHHMDPERLLELQYSLANSYASTPELRHTWLVTMARNHEQNGNLSEAACCHLHIAALMCEYLRLKGGCTLSWSSTAFKKISTNIPRDEQGLKLDAGAQDSQYTEQMLLEQLKQCADFLDRAERFECLGELYKLILPMYERDRSFLDLAHCYEHLTQAYNKIVEVNRSGKRMLGRFYRVVFYGMMYFEEDHAIEYVYKEPKLTSLSEISERLGKQYKDKFGADVVKMIMDSSPVKVDELDAKLAYIQVTHVIPFFSKDELDQRLNEFEQNHDVDTFMYETPFTKSGAARGSVEEQWKRKTVIKTQYSFPYVLKRIPVKSREIIELSPIEVAIDEMQSKVSELEEIILPPADVKKLQLRLQGSVAVTVNAGPLAYAHAFLDAKVVNNFSLDRVADLKDVFRDFIVVCQKALFLNERIISADQKEYHHVLKENYEKLCQALSELLDDESFQPLGDDADSINQRNSMALFNAISGASNNSRPYFVEQNTSNNTHHHSSHINTQNSTHHS
- the LOC119548719 gene encoding dedicator of cytokinesis protein 9 isoform X9, whose amino-acid sequence is MERKFTRGLNKLGSAVQMRENVSQLVRESAVLMNCTGRYQRSLSIANKPLVVEPIDFEAFIAKNKTVIQNDPQRELLIYPADDVSEIIMPRKLRTNAKSVADRFDPPNEAIVCPLHGPSIISNGNGHSQVSRQGSIQSNGSHHNGNGHTSSSSSSSLTNSNGHGQLSRKSSQCSNGSSSHKDSSYESALSSITLRSNLAQPEEVDEFADDGHGEDLVDGQPHGSRAECTRFTRQALYTYRAKNHLIHYKYNAYGGNCHDLPSVSPAEELLEEVYEIDADQDRIDEQMTRSQADTITKQGYLLKGPDSASDRMFANIGNKSFKRRYCYLRQEIDGTYILELHKDEKQGEAKATIVMDFCTDVVQNPKRGRFCFELRMTTGHKSFTLAAENEQDFKDWLSKISSVLAQNRAQEEKRNASLERQPSISSNPSPQLQPPAMEPQIFGTLKGLDQSLHPQLMKYGRETDHSIALARREQRRRLFACYQSPAKSSGSDNVEQYREHFGTRLLLTCHNLRFRLQCIPQDESSASGVEQQVEPYITSLALYDAKANRKLSENFYFNVNEQWAAQLLPNTPVPSSVAGCGVPRKSADSDERNSSSQAPHSLFDGVSAELLRANRQQFQQLRQCLLSVTAPHADIYLVVRVEKLLQSGIAQAAEPYLKAGKDPKLGQKVYKAAKNCAHHIGHYRQPFAWAARPLFKQYSHELDVDPKKEFEFSPIYRQELPKLKDDELLKLLVDFRKPEKLSKLTIIPGSLKMQMQFLDQTTPCGLSKSLAPLSTYNPSSKQSPTIELAEFQSQSERDAHPYTSFCNHLYVYPLSLQFDSQKLFSRARNITVVVELRDGDGEYSKPLKCIYGRPGQDLLVSQIACPVLHHNVTPTWYEEIKLRLPLGLFPEHHLLFSFYHVSCNLSKKREANAAFETPIGYAWLPLLQKNRICLEEQQLPVAATLPVGYLSIQPLGWGKGNCGPDIQWIDNQRNLYTVGLRLDSTVLTADQHLHNFFGHCERLLEGGKTGAVPAETETCKILKAAHAIDMKSLINYLPTLLNELFTLLVHTQSEEIGLNVIRLITNIIHLISDQAKRPDLLAAYVKYVFHAPYYSQQTARQRTVHGELCRHLPYLLNPSNPDFLIVNKFMRYSSIFFDLIVKSMAQHLLATGRIRMLRNERFPKEYADRVEQLIKVLMPYITTRYEDLGEETHLLNRSLAKFVRQCLSYMDRGFVFRLIRCYMADFSPGNTRILHEYKFNFLQEICQHEHYVPLNLPFVLNPKNRPPEMMQHFTLSEQFCRQHFLSGLLLQELKSSLNEIGHVRRHALGIFKDLLAKHELDNRYQQRGQLSRIALLYVPWLGVVMDNIHRIDDLSESGACTPNGHVYADSASYTKRLSCSSSYVFSKDSSTFGSLTSTPRSKNRLTLHCDQPSPYRTSVHIKEHNYLAAIAGQPISNGISNLSLNSNTDSGDTTTIGAYTNGDADVALRNGHNRSVSVTHAQILSRCDKFSSAESKDLLLGFLFIIKHLSQDQMVGWWQNCNESETLQFLSILDLCLLQFRYVGKKSVVITPDTRQGRSAKANTLPARTQPPTGLENGNQEQLPNSGTLNQTREHLLEDMDTLARSQLALYESNLATEVGMIILDCLGMYVLQFRQLLADSLILPKVARVYLRFLQLGQSERLSKHVFAALRAFINNYAVALFKGNAMLCGQMVYELLKACDSRLVEIRHESCAVLYLLMRSNFEFSGRKALTRVHLQVIISVSQMIGNVIGLNNARFQESLSIINSYANSDKAMKGTGFPMEVKDLTRRVRTVLMATAQMQAHHMDPERLLELQYSLANSYASTPELRHTWLVTMARNHEQNGNLSEAACCHLHIAALMCEYLRLKGGCTLSWSSTAFKKISTNIPRDEQGLKLDAGAQDSQYTEQMLLEQLKQCADFLDRAERFECLGELYKLILPMYERDRSFLDLAHCYEHLTQAYNKIVEVNRSGKRMLGRFYRVVFYGMMYFEEDHAIEYVYKEPKLTSLSEISERLGKQYKDKFGADVVKMIMDSSPVKVDELDAKLAYIQVTHVIPFFSKDELDQRLNEFEQNHDVDTFMYETPFTKSGAARGSVEEQWKRKTVIKTQYSFPYVLKRIPVKSREIIELSPIEVAIDEMQSKVSELEEIILPPADVKKLQLRLQGSVAVTVNAGPLAYAHAFLDAKVVNNFSLDRVADLKDVFRDFIVVCQKALFLNERIISADQKEYHHVLKENYEKLCQALSELLDDESFQPLGDDADSINQRNSMALFNAISGASNNSSTA